In Pleurocapsa sp. PCC 7319, the following are encoded in one genomic region:
- a CDS encoding MFS transporter — protein sequence MQTFFIVWIGQVISLLGSKLTEFALGFWILEQTYQGTGRITQFALTILFMYLPKVIISPLAGVLVDRWNRRSAMIMSDLGTGIVTLVILSLVVTDNLAVWHIYLALTISSSLNAFQQPAYIAAIAQLVPRNNLSRANGMVQASFAIAKIAAPAIAGLLMKFLGLETILLIDIATFAIAIISLVSVKIPKIKRFTKPKKRIVNQVITDAIAGWNYIVLRPGLARLVSFIAISYFTMGMLEVVLWPLLYQPDSTEQLGFVLSVGGCGMLLGSVLMSIWSGPKNRVRAIIGFVGLQGVIIVLGGMKISPFVLAIGIFGYLFSQPIIVSCNQAIWQSKVPSRLQGRVFALQQTLERSLAICAYLFAGPLVDNVLNPLMAEGSALAHIIGKFVNTGMGQGVTLLLVLLGIINLMVVAIAYREPRLRHLETELPDRNQFNQTNNHTKTTIA from the coding sequence ATGCAAACCTTTTTTATTGTCTGGATTGGGCAAGTTATTTCTTTACTGGGTTCAAAACTCACGGAATTCGCTCTAGGATTTTGGATTCTAGAACAAACATATCAGGGTACAGGCAGAATTACCCAGTTTGCCCTGACCATTTTGTTCATGTACCTACCCAAAGTAATCATTTCTCCTTTGGCAGGGGTTTTGGTCGACCGTTGGAATCGTCGCTCTGCCATGATCATGAGCGACCTGGGTACAGGAATAGTTACTTTAGTAATTCTTTCCTTAGTTGTAACTGACAATTTGGCAGTTTGGCATATTTACCTTGCTCTGACTATTTCTTCTAGTCTCAACGCTTTTCAGCAGCCAGCTTATATTGCCGCGATCGCCCAGTTAGTGCCACGGAATAATTTAAGTCGTGCCAATGGTATGGTTCAAGCTTCCTTTGCGATCGCCAAAATTGCCGCTCCGGCGATCGCTGGTTTGCTGATGAAGTTCTTGGGCTTAGAAACAATTTTATTGATTGATATAGCTACCTTTGCGATCGCTATTATTAGTTTAGTTAGTGTCAAAATTCCTAAAATCAAGCGATTTACTAAGCCCAAAAAACGAATTGTCAATCAAGTAATTACCGATGCCATTGCTGGCTGGAATTACATTGTCCTTCGACCAGGTCTAGCTCGTTTAGTTAGCTTTATCGCTATTAGCTACTTTACTATGGGAATGCTAGAGGTTGTTTTGTGGCCTTTATTATATCAACCCGACTCTACTGAACAATTGGGATTTGTTTTGTCTGTTGGGGGCTGTGGAATGCTCCTGGGTAGTGTCTTAATGAGTATTTGGTCGGGTCCGAAAAACCGTGTCCGGGCAATCATTGGCTTTGTCGGTCTTCAAGGAGTAATTATTGTGCTTGGTGGCATGAAAATTTCGCCTTTTGTTCTGGCAATAGGTATATTTGGTTATTTATTTTCTCAGCCAATCATTGTTAGCTGTAACCAGGCAATTTGGCAAAGTAAAGTTCCCAGTCGTTTACAAGGGAGAGTATTTGCTCTACAACAAACTCTAGAACGTTCCCTTGCTATTTGTGCCTATTTGTTTGCTGGTCCTTTAGTAGATAATGTTTTAAATCCTTTAATGGCTGAAGGAAGCGCATTGGCTCACATCATTGGCAAATTTGTCAACACAGGTATGGGTCAAGGAGTCACTTTGCTGTTAGTCTTACTAGGAATTATCAATTTAATGGTGGTAGCGATCGCCTATCGAGAACCGCGTCTGCGCCATTTAGAAACCGAGCTACCTGACCGCAATCAATTTAACCAAACTAACAATCATACTAAGACTACTATTGCTTAA
- a CDS encoding NAD(P)-dependent oxidoreductase, with amino-acid sequence MKRIFITGASGCIGHYMTEALIQNTNHELYLLVRNPDKLQFNYQARPGIHILKGDMSRIEEYSDLLLKEINVAILAATAWGGKGETYDINVVKTLALINLLNPKICERIIYFSTASILDRNNQLLLPAIQFGHDYIRTKYQCFSQLPKQAIADKIITVFPTLVFGGDKDKPYSHLSAGITDVTKWINLIRWFKVDGSFHYIHAQDIAGVISYLVDHPDYSPQPEEPDQGVDCLVLGNPEITVDQAIAEISSYFGKKVYFRFPLYIWLTNILIKIFRIQMDSWSRFSLDYRHFTYTNPVTPASFGLKNYCSTVEELMRASGV; translated from the coding sequence ATGAAACGGATTTTCATTACTGGCGCGAGTGGTTGTATTGGTCACTACATGACAGAGGCACTGATTCAAAACACTAACCACGAACTATATTTGCTAGTAAGAAATCCTGATAAACTCCAATTTAATTATCAAGCTCGTCCAGGAATTCATATCTTGAAGGGAGATATGTCCCGCATTGAAGAATATAGTGACTTATTGCTCAAAGAAATTAATGTGGCGATTTTAGCAGCCACGGCATGGGGAGGAAAAGGAGAAACCTACGATATCAATGTGGTGAAAACCCTGGCTCTGATTAATCTTCTCAATCCCAAAATTTGTGAGCGCATAATTTATTTTTCCACCGCTAGTATTTTAGACCGTAATAATCAATTACTGTTGCCTGCCATTCAATTTGGTCATGATTATATTCGCACCAAGTATCAATGTTTCTCTCAGTTACCCAAACAAGCGATCGCCGATAAGATTATTACTGTGTTCCCGACTTTAGTCTTTGGTGGTGATAAAGATAAACCTTATTCTCATTTGAGTGCGGGGATTACCGACGTAACTAAATGGATTAATCTCATTCGCTGGTTTAAGGTTGACGGCAGCTTTCACTATATTCATGCCCAAGATATCGCTGGCGTGATTAGTTATCTGGTAGATCATCCTGATTATTCTCCTCAGCCAGAAGAACCCGATCAAGGAGTAGATTGTTTAGTCTTGGGTAATCCAGAAATTACCGTGGATCAGGCGATCGCCGAAATATCCTCATATTTTGGTAAAAAGGTTTATTTTCGCTTTCCTCTATATATATGGTTGACAAATATTTTGATCAAAATTTTTCGCATTCAAATGGATTCATGGAGTAGGTTTTCACTTGATTACCGACATTTTACCTATACTAATCCTGTTACCCCTGCTAGCTTTGGATTAAAAAATTATTGCTCTACTGTCGAAGAATTGATGAGAGCGTCAGGAGTGTAA
- a CDS encoding toxin-antitoxin system HicB family antitoxin, producing the protein MAKVRGMSLNKLIDELGTIALAEFDAETKFKAMAARGSRGRGLKLLDELEQLSSEGKRTD; encoded by the coding sequence TTGGCAAAAGTGAGGGGAATGAGCTTGAATAAGTTGATAGACGAACTGGGTACGATCGCTCTAGCAGAATTTGATGCAGAAACTAAGTTCAAGGCAATGGCAGCAAGAGGAAGTAGAGGACGAGGTTTAAAATTACTGGATGAACTAGAGCAACTTTCGAGTGAGGGAAAGAGAACAGATTGA
- a CDS encoding RNA-guided endonuclease TnpB family protein has protein sequence MLTLTYEYKLEPTAEQISYIENTLDVCRSVWNFALLNRKDWCKSRKSAINACSIERELIMSVDEPFPNYHVQAKQLTEAKKNNNFLKSANAQVLQQTLRTLDRAWDDMKARGFGFPRFKNKYRLRSFVFPQLNKKPISVDSIKLPGLKEIRWRMSRPIPDGFVPKQARIVRKASGYFVMLSLQLNIDVPNPFPHGHPRGLDLGYDKFVATSDGQEIKRPRFLKTLQYKLKLLSRRLKNKQKGSNNRHRLNQKIARLHQRISDTRKDWHFKLSHQLVQDSGMIFVEEINFVSWQKGILSKHSADAGFGQFVNILEWVCWKTDTYFAKVNKDGTSQTCPNCGAHTGKKPLDVRIHHCNECNYHTTRDIAASQEIRNRGVTAVGQTVLENVCGLKATGSISHDVLVGGGRSRKLAS, from the coding sequence ATGCTGACATTAACTTACGAGTACAAGCTAGAACCAACTGCCGAGCAAATTTCGTACATTGAGAACACGCTTGATGTATGTCGCTCTGTCTGGAACTTTGCACTCTTGAATCGCAAAGACTGGTGTAAGTCTCGTAAGTCGGCAATTAACGCTTGCTCAATTGAACGTGAATTGATCATGTCGGTTGATGAGCCATTTCCTAATTACCACGTACAGGCGAAACAGTTAACAGAAGCCAAGAAAAATAATAACTTTCTTAAATCTGCTAATGCTCAGGTTTTACAGCAAACACTGAGAACATTGGATAGAGCATGGGATGACATGAAAGCTAGAGGCTTCGGATTTCCAAGGTTTAAAAATAAATACCGATTACGGTCGTTTGTTTTCCCTCAATTAAACAAAAAGCCGATATCTGTTGACTCAATTAAACTACCTGGACTCAAAGAGATTAGGTGGAGAATGTCTCGTCCAATTCCTGATGGCTTTGTTCCTAAGCAAGCAAGAATAGTCAGAAAGGCATCTGGTTACTTTGTGATGCTGTCACTACAGCTAAATATTGATGTCCCCAATCCATTTCCTCATGGTCATCCTAGAGGATTAGACTTGGGCTACGACAAGTTTGTAGCTACTAGTGACGGCCAAGAAATTAAACGACCTCGGTTTCTTAAGACTCTACAATACAAGCTTAAATTGCTGTCCCGTAGACTGAAAAACAAACAGAAAGGATCGAATAATCGACACAGGTTAAACCAGAAAATAGCCAGACTGCATCAGCGTATATCTGACACTCGAAAAGATTGGCACTTTAAATTAAGCCACCAACTAGTGCAAGACTCTGGCATGATATTTGTCGAGGAGATCAACTTTGTCAGTTGGCAAAAAGGGATACTCTCGAAACATTCAGCCGACGCTGGTTTTGGTCAGTTTGTAAATATCCTTGAATGGGTATGTTGGAAAACAGACACTTATTTTGCCAAGGTAAACAAAGACGGAACAAGTCAAACTTGTCCCAACTGTGGCGCACATACGGGTAAGAAACCTTTAGATGTTAGAATTCACCACTGTAATGAGTGCAATTACCACACCACAAGGGATATAGCAGCTAGTCAGGAAATCAGAAATCGTGGAGTAACAGCCGTCGGGCAGACGGTATTGGAAAATGTCTGTGGACTCAAAGCGACGGGGAGCATCAGTCATGATGTTCTAGTTGGCGGGGGACGAAGCAGAAAACTAGCATCGTGA
- a CDS encoding PQQ-dependent sugar dehydrogenase, which yields MKINCQVKKLLGASLLVVLAGCSVAENSTSAQSTANSSPNSPLISDNEVAVAEGFSTRTVLQGLERPWGMAWLPDGSILITERPGKLRIVRNGKLDLEPIPGVPEVFAVNQGGLMDISLHPDFEQNRLVYFTYSQGTNQANHTRVARATFDGTSLQNWSDIFEVTPTKSDGQHFGSRIVWLPDSTMLVAFGDGGNPPIRFNGEYIRNQAQNLGSHLGSVVRINDDGSIPQDNPFVNDSNADPAIWSYGHRNIQGMTIEPTTNRVWSHEHGSRGGDELNLMEVGQNYGWPKVSYSDEYTGGRVAEISSRPDVPEPKVVWTPSIAPSGLAFYSSDRFSGWQGDLFVGGLVSRDVRRIDLDGEGNVLGEESIPIGQRVRDVRQSPDGGLYVLTDEQNGSLISIEPE from the coding sequence ATGAAAATTAATTGTCAGGTGAAAAAATTATTAGGAGCTAGTCTCCTTGTGGTTTTGGCAGGTTGTTCCGTTGCCGAAAATTCCACTTCGGCTCAAAGTACGGCTAACTCATCGCCAAATAGTCCTCTTATCTCCGATAACGAGGTTGCCGTCGCTGAAGGTTTTAGTACCAGAACCGTTTTACAAGGGCTAGAACGTCCTTGGGGGATGGCATGGTTGCCCGACGGTTCGATTTTGATTACCGAACGTCCAGGAAAACTGCGGATTGTTAGAAACGGCAAGTTAGATTTAGAGCCGATACCAGGTGTTCCAGAAGTTTTTGCCGTCAATCAAGGAGGCTTAATGGATATTTCCCTCCATCCCGATTTCGAGCAAAATCGCTTGGTTTACTTTACTTATTCTCAAGGTACGAATCAGGCAAACCATACTCGTGTTGCTAGAGCGACTTTTGATGGAACTAGCTTACAAAACTGGTCAGATATTTTTGAAGTTACTCCAACTAAGTCAGATGGTCAACATTTTGGCTCTCGCATTGTCTGGTTGCCCGATAGTACTATGCTGGTAGCGTTTGGCGACGGTGGTAATCCTCCAATTCGATTTAACGGTGAATATATACGCAATCAAGCTCAAAATCTCGGTTCTCATCTTGGCTCAGTAGTACGAATTAACGATGATGGCTCGATTCCCCAAGACAATCCTTTTGTTAACGACAGTAATGCTGATCCCGCTATCTGGAGTTACGGACACCGCAATATCCAAGGAATGACCATCGAGCCGACTACAAATCGCGTTTGGTCGCACGAACACGGTTCGAGAGGTGGTGACGAGTTAAATTTAATGGAAGTTGGTCAAAACTATGGTTGGCCTAAAGTAAGCTATAGCGATGAATATACTGGTGGTAGAGTAGCAGAAATTAGCTCTCGTCCCGATGTCCCCGAACCAAAAGTAGTCTGGACACCATCGATCGCCCCTTCAGGACTAGCATTTTACAGCAGCGATCGCTTTTCTGGATGGCAGGGAGATCTCTTTGTAGGAGGTCTGGTTTCTCGCGATGTTCGTCGCATCGATCTCGACGGGGAGGGTAATGTTTTAGGTGAGGAATCAATTCCTATAGGTCAACGAGTACGCGATGTCAGGCAGAGTCCCGACGGCGGACTTTATGTTCTAACGGACGAGCAAAATGGAAGTTTGATAAGTATTGAACCTGAATAG
- the pqqA gene encoding pyrroloquinoline quinone precursor peptide PqqA has translation MERAKDYSSSSKKESDTANNNKVKNTTDTVSSKGKPTAVWQSPEFEEFDLGMEVTAYIQHWD, from the coding sequence ATGGAAAGAGCAAAAGACTATTCAAGTTCTAGTAAAAAAGAAAGCGATACTGCCAATAACAACAAAGTCAAAAACACGACGGATACTGTTTCTAGTAAGGGAAAACCAACCGCAGTTTGGCAATCACCAGAGTTTGAAGAGTTCGATCTTGGCATGGAAGTAACAGCCTACATTCAACACTGGGACTAA
- the pqqB gene encoding pyrroloquinoline quinone biosynthesis protein PqqB, with amino-acid sequence MLIRILGSAAGGGFPQWNCNCAGCQAARSDKGVNPRTQSSLAVRGSSGDWFLVNASPDVRQQLERLRDGESTSVRFSPIAGVLLSDAEIDHSAGLTILREATEPLQIYGTNAVKQALTEGFSLLRVLENYCGVEWSVIEPGTVVNLGSKEKSSLTVEAFAVTGTPPKYISSISTEENWVVGFTFRDRVSDKVVTYTPALAEFTPEIIKRFEASDCILVDGTFWQDDELTKLGTSTRTALAMGHLPLAGDNGSLARLAQVACPRKIFVHINNTNPILIPNSPERQMVEAVGVEVGNDGLTIEL; translated from the coding sequence ATGCTGATACGTATATTAGGTTCGGCAGCAGGAGGCGGATTTCCTCAATGGAACTGTAATTGTGCGGGTTGTCAGGCTGCTCGTAGTGACAAAGGGGTAAACCCCCGCACTCAATCATCCTTGGCTGTTCGTGGTTCTTCAGGGGACTGGTTTTTGGTCAACGCCTCTCCCGATGTGCGCCAACAGTTAGAGCGACTTCGAGACGGAGAATCTACTTCGGTTCGTTTTAGTCCCATTGCGGGGGTACTGCTAAGCGATGCCGAGATCGACCATTCCGCAGGATTGACTATCCTACGAGAAGCTACCGAACCACTGCAAATTTACGGCACAAACGCTGTGAAACAAGCATTGACAGAAGGCTTTTCTTTGCTGAGAGTGCTTGAGAATTACTGTGGGGTTGAATGGTCTGTTATCGAACCGGGTACGGTTGTAAATTTGGGCAGTAAGGAAAAATCTAGTCTTACAGTAGAAGCTTTTGCTGTGACGGGTACACCTCCCAAATACATAAGTTCGATTTCAACTGAAGAAAATTGGGTCGTCGGATTTACTTTTCGCGATCGCGTCAGTGACAAAGTTGTTACCTATACTCCAGCATTGGCTGAGTTCACACCCGAAATCATCAAGCGGTTTGAAGCGAGCGACTGTATCTTGGTAGACGGTACGTTTTGGCAAGATGACGAATTAACTAAACTCGGAACTTCGACCCGTACAGCTTTGGCAATGGGACATTTACCTCTAGCGGGAGATAACGGTAGTTTGGCTCGTTTGGCTCAGGTAGCCTGTCCGCGCAAAATATTTGTCCACATCAATAACACTAACCCAATTCTGATTCCTAATTCTCCAGAACGTCAAATGGTGGAAGCTGTTGGTGTAGAGGTGGGTAACGACGGATTGACAATTGAACTGTAA
- the pqqC gene encoding pyrroloquinoline-quinone synthase PqqC — translation MQTIPKQSESLWTKEEFQAQLYAQKSRYHDLHPFHRRMNEGLLTPTEVKLWAANRYYYQKSIPLKDAAILSNCPERTIRREWIGRIIDHDGRKDTEGGIEAWLRLGEAVGLSRTELVEERYVLPGVRYAVDAYINFCRTQPYLIAIASSLTELFGPGAIKTRLAALEQYYPWIDTAGLEYFRVRLQQAPRDANYALNLVLDRCQTCSSQERAVEALIFKCDLLWSQLDAIERGETRPMYD, via the coding sequence ATGCAAACAATCCCCAAACAGTCCGAATCATTGTGGACAAAAGAGGAATTCCAAGCCCAACTTTACGCCCAAAAATCTCGGTATCACGATCTGCATCCCTTTCATCGTCGGATGAATGAGGGTTTACTGACTCCAACAGAAGTAAAACTGTGGGCAGCAAATCGTTATTACTATCAAAAAAGTATTCCTCTTAAAGATGCTGCTATATTATCCAACTGCCCCGAAAGAACCATCAGGCGGGAATGGATTGGGCGCATTATCGACCACGACGGACGCAAAGATACAGAGGGTGGGATTGAAGCTTGGCTGAGATTGGGAGAAGCCGTAGGGCTATCTCGTACCGAATTAGTAGAAGAGCGATACGTTTTACCTGGGGTACGCTATGCGGTTGATGCCTATATTAATTTCTGTCGTACTCAACCGTATCTGATCGCGATCGCTTCTTCTCTTACAGAATTATTTGGTCCAGGCGCAATTAAAACTAGACTGGCAGCCTTAGAACAATATTACCCTTGGATCGATACTGCGGGTTTAGAATATTTTCGCGTCAGGCTACAACAAGCACCCCGCGATGCCAATTATGCTCTAAATCTAGTTCTAGATCGCTGTCAAACTTGTTCCAGTCAAGAACGAGCAGTTGAAGCCTTGATTTTCAAATGCGATTTACTTTGGAGTCAGTTAGATGCGATCGAGCGAGGGGAAACACGTCCGATGTATGACTAG
- the pqqD gene encoding pyrroloquinoline quinone biosynthesis peptide chaperone PqqD, giving the protein MTSKKDRVYVLDNLGLANGVRLHYCQVRQQHWLLFPEGAIALNPTATAVLSSCNGDRSFEAIAEILKSQFCQVNISQVQDFLQQMMRRGLLISQS; this is encoded by the coding sequence ATGACTAGTAAAAAAGATAGGGTTTATGTGTTAGACAATCTTGGTTTAGCCAATGGTGTGCGTTTACACTACTGCCAAGTCAGACAACAACACTGGCTGCTATTTCCCGAAGGTGCGATCGCGCTAAATCCAACTGCTACAGCAGTGCTTTCTAGTTGCAATGGCGATCGTTCTTTTGAGGCGATCGCGGAAATTCTTAAAAGCCAATTTTGCCAGGTAAATATCAGCCAAGTCCAAGATTTTTTGCAACAGATGATGAGACGTGGATTATTAATTTCTCAGTCATGA
- the pqqE gene encoding pyrroloquinoline quinone biosynthesis protein PqqE, producing MTITIEPPLTLVAELTYRCPLRCPYCSNPTDYASSNYQQELVTEHWLDTIQQAANLGILQLGFTGGEPLLRQDLELMVAAAATTGIYTSLITAGTLLTESRAAKLRDCGLDHIQISIQDSQADKSNYIAGTACFESKLAAIRLVKQLGFPLTINVVLHRHNLDRIAEILDLCQTLAADRVELANTQYYGWALHNRDALLPTLEQLERAKQAVAARQQQFPMGIVYVLPDYYEQYPKPCMGGWGNRTMVIAPNGDVLPCQAATSISELTFDNVRDRSLNWIWYESTAFNRFRGTDWMEEPCRSCPSKTLDFGGCRCQAFMLTGSATATDPVCHLAPDNQAIALAKKQSQLASESFIYRSRSSKQKLTTNYRSGQ from the coding sequence ATGACAATAACCATCGAGCCACCTTTAACCTTAGTAGCGGAACTTACCTATCGCTGCCCTCTGCGTTGTCCTTACTGTTCCAATCCTACAGATTACGCCAGCAGTAACTACCAACAAGAATTAGTCACCGAACACTGGCTTGATACCATTCAACAGGCTGCTAATCTGGGAATTTTGCAGCTTGGTTTTACTGGGGGCGAACCTCTTTTGAGGCAAGATTTAGAACTGATGGTGGCAGCAGCAGCAACAACGGGAATATATACCAGCTTGATTACAGCAGGTACGCTATTAACCGAATCAAGGGCAGCTAAACTACGAGACTGCGGATTAGACCACATCCAAATCAGCATTCAAGACAGCCAAGCCGACAAATCTAACTATATTGCGGGAACTGCTTGTTTTGAGTCTAAGCTAGCTGCGATACGCTTGGTTAAACAATTGGGATTTCCACTGACGATTAATGTTGTCTTACATCGTCATAACTTAGATCGAATCGCAGAGATTTTAGACTTGTGCCAAACTTTAGCAGCAGATCGTGTTGAATTGGCTAATACTCAATATTATGGTTGGGCTTTACACAATCGAGATGCTTTATTGCCCACCCTAGAACAGTTGGAACGAGCCAAACAAGCAGTAGCCGCTCGACAGCAACAATTTCCGATGGGTATCGTCTACGTCCTACCCGATTACTACGAACAGTATCCCAAACCCTGCATGGGAGGATGGGGAAACCGCACGATGGTAATCGCTCCCAATGGCGATGTTTTACCCTGTCAAGCAGCTACTTCAATTTCCGAACTAACCTTTGATAATGTTCGAGATCGTTCTTTGAATTGGATTTGGTACGAATCAACAGCATTCAATCGCTTTCGCGGTACTGATTGGATGGAAGAACCCTGTCGAAGCTGTCCCAGCAAAACACTTGACTTTGGTGGTTGTCGCTGTCAGGCTTTTATGCTTACAGGATCGGCAACGGCTACCGATCCTGTCTGTCATCTCGCACCAGATAATCAGGCGATCGCACTGGCTAAAAAACAATCGCAGTTGGCATCTGAGAGTTTTATTTATCGTTCAAGATCGAGCAAGCAAAAATTAACAACCAATTACAGATCGGGTCAGTAA
- a CDS encoding AAA-like domain-containing protein, which translates to MLLLGLCLKLPPFNFQQVRDLAQRYELNWQGNEVEQLMSLVGGHPYLVNIALYYLSHEVIDFERLLSDAPKPTGIYRQHLQSYLILLQQEPQLISAMYNLVNSSEPIRLDVLVAYKLESLGLIELDRFFA; encoded by the coding sequence ATTCTTCTACTTGGCTTATGCTTAAAGTTACCGCCATTTAATTTCCAACAGGTTAGAGATTTGGCACAAAGATACGAACTAAATTGGCAAGGTAACGAAGTCGAACAATTAATGTCTTTGGTAGGGGGACATCCTTATCTAGTTAACATTGCCTTATATTATCTCAGCCACGAAGTTATAGATTTCGAACGGCTATTATCAGATGCACCCAAACCTACAGGAATTTATCGCCAACACCTGCAAAGCTATTTAATCCTATTGCAACAAGAACCGCAGTTAATATCCGCAATGTATAACCTGGTTAATAGTAGCGAACCGATAAGGTTAGATGTGCTAGTAGCCTATAAACTAGAAAGTCTGGGACTAATTGAGTTAGATCGTTTTTTTGCCTAA